The following DNA comes from Frankia casuarinae.
GTTCGACGGCGACACCGTCGTGCTGCGCTTCGGGCTGTTCCTCGGACCGGACAGCGGCTCCACGCTGGCCACTGTGGAAGCCGCACGGCGGGGAACTTCGATCGCGGCCGGACCACCCGGCGCCTACCGGCCGACGCTCTGGCTGGAGGACGCGGCATCGGCCGTCGCCACTGCACTGAGCGTCCCCGCCGGGACCTACAACGTCGCTGACGCCGACCCACCTACAAACGCCGAGATCGATGCCGCGTTGGCCGCCGCCGTCGGGGTCACGGCACTGCGGCCGAGGACGCCAGGGGACGGGCCGATGAGCCGCTCCCAGCGGGTGTCGAGCCGACGGCTGCGCGAGGCGGGCGGCTGGGCGCCGCGCCTGCGCGCGGGTACGGAGATCTGGGGCCGGATCACCACATGACCATTCTGGAGCGCTTCACGCAGGCACGCCCTCGGCTGCTACGGCTCGCATACAGCGAGCTCGGTGACCTCGGCGAGGCCGAAGAAGTGGTCCAGGATGCCTGGCTGCGGCTCGCGCGCGCGGACCACGCGGCAATCGAGAACCTGGATGGCTGGCTGACCACGGTCGTCGCTAGGCTCGCCCTTGATCGCCTCCGGTCCGCTCGGGCGCGCCGCGAGATCTACGTCGGCCCGTGGCTCCCAGAGCCGCTCGGGTCGGGTGACCCGGCAGACCGTGTCACGCTCGACGAATCCGTCAGCTACGCCTTGCTAGCGGTGCTCGAGCAGCTCTCACCGGCGGAACGCACGGCGTTCGTGCTGCACGACGTGTTCGACATACCGTTCGGCGAGGTCGCCGAGGTGGTCGGCCGCACGCCCGAGGCAGTGCGGCAGCTCGCGGCGCGTGCCCGCCGCCACGTCAGGCGCGAGCACTCGCGTTTCGTGGCCTCGGGTGAGGAGCACGATCGCGCCGTACGGGCGTTCGCGCTGGCAGTGGCCGAGGGCGACCTCGGCGGTCTCCTCGCCGTTCTCGACCCGGATGTCGTCTGGAGGTCGGATGGCGGCGGTCACGCGGTAGCGGCACGCAGACCGCTGCACGGCGACATTCGGGTCGCGCGAGCATGGGTGGCGCTTAGCCGCAGGCTCGACCACCCGATCGAGACCACGCTCAACGGGCAACTCGGGCTGGTGATCCCGAGTCACGACGGCCACCGCGCAGCGCTTTCGTTCGCGGTGAGTGACAATCGGATCACGCGCATCGACGTGGTCCGCAATCCGGAGAAGCTGCGACGAATCTGAAAAGCATGGGGACGAGGCGCTGAGTCGCACCGAGCGCGACCACTCTCCCGCGCTCCACCCGAGAGATGTTCCAACGACGTTCCTTGTTTATCCGGCTTGCTGGTCTAGGACCATGCCCACCAGGAGCGCCAGGGGGTCCTCGGTGATGAAGGCGTCCGCCTCTGGATCGCCGGACAGGTGCAGGCCCATGCCCGTCAGGGTATCCACGACGAATACCCCGCCGGACTGGTGCGTCCGGCGGGGTGGGGCGTCAGGGACGCCAGACCACTTCCACCCGTTCGGGGTCGAAGCGGTTCGTTGGGCCGTCAGCCGCCTTCAGTACGACGGCCTCGATGACGGTACTAATGATCTCCCAGCGCTGCTCCAGCTCCAAAGAGGGCCAGCCCTCGGCCAGGTTCGTGACCTTGGGGCCGGTGTGGGCGCGTAGCCACTCGGCCTGCTCCGCCCTCAGGTGCAGGATGGATTGCTCCTGCTCGCGCACACGGGGGAAGACGTACGGGCCGGGCAGCTCGTCCCGGTCATAGGCACCCATGAGTTTCGCGATCTTGGCCTCCGCCTTGGCCAACTCGCCCGCCCTTGGCCACCTGCCCACCTCGGCCTCGACGTCGCGGCCTGCCAGGTAGGCCAGGACCAGCTCGGAGACAAGGTCATCAACATGGCGGCCTGTGACGCCGACCTTGCCGCACCCGCCCGCGGTGACGGCCTTGCAGGCGTAGTGGTGCTTGCCCCACCGCCGGTCGTAGCCGCCCATCAGGTGGCGGCCGCGGAACCCGCAGCAGATGATCCCGGACAGCAGATACTTCCGTCCGCCGATGTGGACGTGCTTGGAAACCCGGCTGGGGTCGCGGAGCTTCGCCACCACCGCCTCCCAGACATCCAGGTCCAGGATGGGCTGCTGCTGGCCCTTGACCGGCTGGCCGTCCGCGTCCACCACGTAGCGCTTCTCCAGCGGGACGGAGGTCGGGCCGTACACCCGGTAGCCGACGATGCGCGGGGACAGGTAGATGTTGCGCAGGACGGGTTTTTGCCACTTCTTGCCCATGGCGCTGGCGATGCCAAGATCGTTCCACTGGCGACAGATGGTGTGGAGGCCGACGCCGGCCAAGATCTGATCCGCCCCCGCGACCAGGAGCGCCGCCGCCGGTTCGTCCTTGGTTTCCTTGTCGGCCAGCCAGCCGAAGGCACGGTTGCCCCCGACGGTAATGCCGGCCTGGGCCATGGCGAGGTGCTTGCGCCGAACCCGCTTGGAGGTGTCCAGGGACTGCCGCGCCTTGAGGGTGACGACGATCCGGGCCACGTCCCGCCCGTTGTCGGTGAGCAGGTCCAGGCTGCCGGAGATGTCAATGATGGGCCGCCCGTACTGGGTGACGACCTCGATGGCGTCTTCCAGGTCGCGCTGGTCCCGGGTGAGGCGGTCCACGTCAGCCACGACGATGCCGTCCAGGCGCTCCCCGTTGCGGGCGACGCCCCGCCGCAGGTCCCGCAGCACTTCCTCGTACTTCGGCCGGACGACGCGGTAAATGATCGTCCCATCCGGTTGCCGGATGCGGCGCTTCTTCCAGGCGGAGGTGTCAGGCTCGTCATAGGGGGCGTCCAGGAGGACGCCGCCGCGGCTCTCCACGAACGTCCGGCAGTCTTTTAGTTGGGTCTGCCGGTTGTTGATGTCCAGGCCGGACAGGACGGCGCGTTTCCTCGCCTCCGGCATAGTCTCCAGGTCCTTGGGGTCAATGAGCCTTTCCCGGTAACGATTCGTCACGTGACGTGATCGCAATGGTGTGTTGGTGTGTTGGGTGTCAGGCGGTTCTGCGGTGCTCGGTGTGGAGGATGACGAGGGCGGCTTTCACGACAAGTCCGATCTTCCAGGGGTCGATCGTGATGTTGTGGAGGAGTCGGAAGGTGCCTTTGAGCAGGGCGTTCGCGCGTTCACCGACGGCGCGTAGCGCGTTGTGGATCCGGTTGTGCGCTTTCTGTTCGTCGGTGAGGGTGCCGCCCTTGGGCTTCTTGTACGCGGTCGCGAGCGGCCCGGCCGGGTTGCCCAGCCCTTCGTAGCCGAGGTCGAACAGCACCTCGTGCAGGTCGGCGGTCCACTCGGCGAGAACCGGCAGCGCCCCGGAGGCTTTCAGGGCGGTCGAGTCGTGCTCGCGGCCGGGCCGCACGTCGGAGACCCACAGTGGCCAGCCGTCGTCCGGGGCGGAGAGCACCTGGATGTTGCCACCGTGGTTGGAGATCGTGCCGGACCACCACAGGTCCACGCCTTCGGTCGGGCCGGGCATGCGTAGCCGGTCGGTCTCGATGACCGTGCCGTCAACGATGAGATGCTCGTAGCCGGCGACCCTGGCCCGCATCAGCGCTTCACGCAGGTCCGGGGCCTGCCAGGCGAGCACGGCGACTCCCTCGTGCAGGTAGCGGTAGCCCACCGACCGGGACACCCCATGATCGGAGAAGAGCCGCCTGGCCCTGGTGCCGTCACAGAACCAGCGCAGGACCATCACGGCCTGTTCCAACGCGGACAGCGTCCGGGTGCCCTTGCGGGTACCACGACGTTGACGCTCCGCCACGAGAAGACCCGCCAGACGGAAAACGGTGTGATCGCCGAACGGCAGCTCGGCGGTGTATGTGAAACTCATCGAGGCGTGGGGTTCCTTCGGAGTTGCTCTTTGGTCGGAACAACTTCCTACCGGAGCCCCGCGCCTTCATCGTCTCCACCCCCAGGGACGCTCACACCCAGCGACGCTCACGGAGCGTCACCAAACGTTGCAGGGAAAGGCTCAATCTCAAAGGACAACCGAAGCAGGGGCGCAAAGTTCAGGCCGGTGAGGTCGCCGAAATGCGCCCGCGTGAGCACACTGAGCCTTTTCAATCTCTGTTTGTCTGATTCTTTCGGCCGTTGAGGATCACCAATTGACGAATTGAACGGGCACTGGTTCCGGTCGTTCCGTCATCTGGCGGCGGCGATAGTTGTTCGGGCGGTGGCCGGAGGGGTGCCGTAAATAGAGAAGTCCCCGGTAGATCACAGGGTGTCTACCCCACTGTGCCCTTGACCGAGGACTTCCGTTGCTAACCTACCCTGGTGTCGTCGACCTGCCCGAGTCGACCCTGACCTTCCTCGCGGGGCTGCTGGCCGAGGACCGCGCCCAGCGTCGGACCTGGCGCAAGCTGCCCCCACCCGAGCAGGCACTCCTGGTGCTCGTCCACCTCCGCAAGGGTGAACGCTACGAGCAGCTCGCCGAGGGCTTCCAGGTCAGTGTCGGCACCGTCCACAACTACATCCGCGAAGCCGTCCGCCTGCTCGCCACTCACGGCCGGACCCTGCTCGCCGCGGTCTGGATCTTCGCGTGGACCCAGAGCAACTTCCTCATCCTCGACGGCACCGTCGTGCGTACCAACCGTGTCCGCGCGCACAACAAGCTGTACTACTCGGGCAAGCACAAGTACCACGGCATCAACCTGCAGGGCCTCACCGACCCCTACGGCCGGCTGATCTGGATCTCCGAAGGGCTTCCCGGCTCCGTCCATGACCTCACCGCGGCCCGGATGCACGACATTCTCGATCTGATCGACCGCTCGGAGCTCTACCTCTACGCGGACAAGGGCTACGTCGGCGGCGAGGGCGACCGCCTCCTCGTCCCGATCAAGAAACCCAAGAACAACGACCTCCCCGACCGTGACAAGGAGGCCAACCGGACCCACGCCACCACCCGCTCACAAGGCGAACGAGGATTCGCGGTCCTCAAGAACTGGCACATATTCGACCGTTTCCGTGGCTGCCCACGCCGCGTCGGCACCTTCGCCCAGGCCGCCCTCGTCCTCGCCACCGAGGGCCTTTAGGAAAACCAACTTTGAAATGGCTCACTGTCAAAGATCATAATCTTGTTATGAGCTTTCTCGGGGCCGATTTTAGGCTCCACAGAGCTAAACCACGACCGCGAACCTGGCAGAGTTTTAGGTGGTTCGCCTATTGACGCCCCGCACCCGGCCTACGTCCCGGACGGAACCGCCCGGATAACCCCGGCGATCTTGGCCCACTTGTCGGCGCTCAAGGTGGGGGCGCGCTGGAGCTGGAGGCGCACCCATTCGGCCGCTGTCACCACGTGCTCCGGCCGCTTTATTCGTAAGGGCGGTGGTCGGCTCCGTACTGCATTTCCAGCAGCTGTTGCGCGACGAGCCGCCTCAACCGCCCCTCCTGGCGAAATCGAAACTGACGCATCTCCACGCCGCTGACTTCTTGGGCGGCCTGCCGCGCGCCCGCCGGCGTGAGCCGCGCCGTCTTCGGATGCACCCGGAACAGCAGATGCACCTGGTTGTGCTCAGGCACCGCCTCATCCAGGCTGGCCGCCGCCTCCCGCACCACCGCCAGCACCGCCGTCGCCAACCCAAGGCTGGTGGCGGCATGCACCCGCCCGCGGACGATGCCGAGGCCGGTCAAGGCGGGAAGGTCCCGCAGTAGCGGCTCCAGGTCCAGGGGCGAGGCGGCCGACCGGACGGGGGCCAGCTCCTTCGTCAGCTGGTCCAGGGGGTCCGGGACAGCGCCCACCCGCGAGGCGTCAGCCATTGGCGCGCTCCAGTCTCAGCGATCTTGGTGCCGCCAGCCAGGGTGGCCGACGGCCTGATGCGATCGAGGCTGCAACACAAACCCCCTGGTTGTGGGCGTCAACCAACCACCAACCGTTTCAGAGCTGGTTGGCTCGCCTGCCAACCACCCGGCCAACCAACCACCTCACTCCCGTCAAGCAGCAGGCCGCGTCTCTCCGGGATACTGAGGTGCTGACATGGGGGAGGGTCGTCGGTTGCCACCAAGCGATGAGGAGGAGGCAGTCCCGTTCGCGGCTCCGCGCACGGGCGGCCTGGCCGTGCCTGCCGCCAATGAGCCGGGGCGGTCGCCCGTCCTCACACCGGCTCAGCGCGTCGGCGCCGCGATGCGACAGGCCCGCGAGGGGCGCGGTTTTTCATTGCGCTATATGGGGGACAAAATAGGGAGGCACCACAGCACGCTGTCGCCGAATGAACTCGGTAATACGATGGCGACCGATAAGACGCTTCAGCTCTACGAGGAAGCCCTGCATCTACCTTCAGGCTCCCTGGTGCAGGTAAAGAAGGAGTCTCTTTCGCGGGGGCAAGACATCACCGGGGAAAAAGTTGGGGAAGCGGCCGATAGCCAACCGCAAACCGGTGCCGAACAAAGCGAGCCTCTGCTGTCGCCAGCTGAAATTGCGTCTGATCGCACCTTGAAAGACTTCGGGCCGTCCAGGGTATATACCGTTCAAGGTGTGCTCCGCAGTTGGCAAGGGCGATTGTTCCTGGCCGCCGCCGCAACCGTCCTCGCATTCTGGGCCGTCGCTCGTTACGCGCCCACATTCTACCCATTGGCTAGCCCGGTTCCAGATGCGAGTGACGCCCAGGCACTTCATTGTTCGTAAGAGTTCGGTGATGGCGTGGGTGGGCGGGCCGAAGGCCCGGCCGGTGTTGCCGGTCGGGTGGTTTTCGGCTTGTGGGTGGGGTTAGGGCTCGGGCCCGTCGGGTGGGCCGTCCTGGGGTGGGTCGGTGCTGGGAGGGCTGCCGGTCTGGGTGGTGGTCTGCCAGGTGAGGAAGGGTTCGAGGGCGGGGCCGGCGGGTGCTTTCCCGCCGGCTGTGGCGCAGGCGTTCAGGTAGCCGGTCAGGAACGCGAGGGGTTCACGGCCGTTACGCTCCGCGGTGGCGACGATGGTCCAGACCCGGGCGGCGAGGTGCGCGGCCCACTCAGCGTGTGCGCCGTAGTAGTTCTTCCGCCCGACGACCGGGGTCCGTAGCGCTCTCTCGGCAGCATTGTTGTCAAGATCCAGGTCGGGGAAGTCCTGGTGGCGGGCCAGCCCGTCCCATTCCCGGTCCAGGGTCGCCAGGACCTTCTTCGCCGCCGGGTGCAGGCTGTGGATCGCCGCCTCCGCGCGCCGCGCCGTGTCGATCGCCCTCAGCGCGGCCTCGAACGCGCCGGCGGCCTCGCGGTAGCCGCCGGTTGTGGGCTGCTCGGCGGCGAGGGCGCGGTGAGCGAGGTAGAGCATCCCGATCCGGGCGACCCACTGGTCGGCCCAGTACCGCAGTTGGGGGTGGGCGTCCCCGGCCCGGATGAAGTACCGGCGGATGTGTGCCCAGCACCAGAGCGGGTCGACTCCGTCGACGCGGCCCAGGGACTGGTAGACGGTGTAGAAGTCCGACGAGACGACGAGGCGACATCCGTCGGACAGCGCCCCGGCGGCCCGGTCGATCCCGAAGTGCTTCTCGACCGGGGCAGCCGAGCGGGTCGGGTCCATCCGGAACACCACCGTGTCGGCGGCGACGAACACCCACAGCCACCAGCGGGTCCCGTCCTTGCCCTCGACCCGCTCGAACACCCGCCACGTCGTCTCGTCCGCGTGGACATGACCGGCGGCGGCGTTACGCGCCACGATCTGCTCATCGAGCCCGCCGAGCAGTCCATGCACGTCCTTCAACGCCCCACACAGAGTGCCCTCGGCAACACCGAGCCCGGCGGCGGCCAGCGCCCGAGCGATCCGGTGCAACGGCAGGCCCAGGACATACTTCTCGTAGAGAAGGCGGGCGAGGAACCCCGCGGTGAACCGGCCCTTGGGAATCGGTTTGGGTGGCACCGGCGCGGTCACTGTCCGCGGCCCCGGACATGTGCAGCACCGCCGATACCGCCGCCGCCGATGCACGATCCGGGTGATCACGACCTGCCAGTCGACCTGTTCGCTGTCGTCGGTCCCCAACGGCGTGAACGCCACCCCACACCCGGGGCAGGCACGGTCGACCTCGGGCACATCATGGATCTCCTCGCGGGTCTGCAGATGCGAGTAGTCCCGCCGGCCATGCCCCCGGCTCCCCGGCCGCTGCCCGCGTTGACGCGCCGGCCGGCCGGCATCCCCACCGCCCGAATCCTGCCGATCTTCTGGTTTCTCATCCACAGCCGACGACGGGCCGGTCTTCTCCGAGGAACGACCGAACAGCATCCGGGACAGCACCGCGACCTGCTCGCTCAACTCCTCGACCCGCAGCTGCAGCTGCCCGACACGGGCCTCGGCTTTCTCCGCACACTCCTCGGCCCGCTCGGCACGCCCACGCCAGTACGCCACCTCGGTGACATCATCGGTGACAGACAGAACAGACACACCACCCAGGACACATCACCAGCGTCCTCGGTATCAGGAACTACACCCGACGTATCACGAAGAGCCCACAACCCCCCACCAGCATCCCGCGGACACTCCGCCCGACTCCCGCCACAGCCACGACACCGCCACACGGCGGAACCAGCCCCTCCACGCCATCGCCGAATACTTACCATTGTTCCGACGATGCTCGGACAGCCGCAACCATCAATACCGAGTTTTCAGACGGCAGGTTTGCGCTCGACTTTCGCGGTTTTCTTGATCTCCAATTTTATGGTTGACGTCGCGTGAGACGTGTTCTGTGCGTGTTTGGTGTGCTGGTTCGTGGTGGGGTGTTTGAGCTGGTTTGCGGTCTCGGGTCGATGTCTGTTTTGTCTGGTTCCCGGGCTGTGGGGCCGGGATGGGGGCTGGTCAGGCCGCGAGGGCGCTGTCGGTGGTGGCCCAGGCGAGGCGGAGGGTGTGGATTTCCGCGTCGGTCGGGTTCGCGGGCCGTGTGGGCTGATATTGGGTGGTGATCAGGACGCGGCGGAGCTTGACGGCGAGGTCGGCGGTGCAGGGGCGGGTCTTGGTGGTGTACCAGGGGGTGCGGGCGCGGTGGTCGGCGGCGTCGCCGTGGTGGTGGCCGGTGGTGAGGTACCAGGCGAAGGCGAGGGTCTGGCAGGCCAGGCCGAACGGGACGGTGCGTTCGACGGCGGCGGTGAGTCGGTTGCGGGCCTGGCCGACCCCGAAGATCTGCTTCGCGTCCGCGATCGCGACCTCGATCGACCAGCGGGCCGCATAGCGGGCGACGAGCTCGGCGGGCCTGGTCAGGGTGTCGGTCGTGACGAGCGCGAGGTCGTAGGTCCCGGGCCGGTCGGTGTCGCGGACGAGGACGACGGTGACGGGGCGGGGGCCGAACACTCCGTACCACAGGCAGCGGATGACCGCCGTGTGCACGGTCCCGGCGCGGCCGTAGCGGGTCACGGCCGTCGGGCGGAACGTCGCGGCCGCGGCGAGCTGGGCGAGGGAGGGCAACCGGTCGCCCTTGAGTCGGGGCCGGCCACGTCTCCCGGTGCGGGGTGGGGCGGGGGCGAACAGGGCGGCGTCGCGGCGGAGCCGGGTCGTCCAGGTCACCGAGGCCGGCAGTCCCCTGAGCTCGTCGCCGGCGTAGGCGGCATCCGCGACGACGTGGACCCGGCGGGCGGGGAACGCCCCGGCCAGCTGTTCGACCGCGCGGGCGGCCAGCCAGAGCCGCGAGGCCGAGACGGTGTCCTTGCGGACCAGGCGGGCCAGGACCGGCAGGCAGACCGGCCGGCCGAGCAGCGGCGCCGGCACGACGAGGCCGACGATCACCCAGTTGTTGCCGAACCCGACCTGGTCTGGCCCCTTCGCGGATCCGTCGTGGAACCAGCCCACCGCCCACACCTTCTTCCCCGCCCGGTGGAACAGGGTGTCATCGACGACGACGTGCAGCGGCCCGGCCGGGACGAGGCGGTCGACGACGAGCCGGGCGAGCGCCAGGCCGACCTTCTCCGGCGACCAGACCGCCCGCGCGAAAAACCGGTGCGCCCGGTCGTGCGGCCACAGCGTGGACAGGCCCGCGCCGACGAGCATCCCGCACACCGTGCGCCGCCCGCCGGTGGCGAGCATCCCCACGACGAGCGCCCGGAACGTCCGGAACGACGGCGCGGTGAAACACGGCCGGAAACCCTCCAGCAGCACCGCCAGAGAAACCGGTATCGTCACGTCCGGGAGCATCGGCGTCCAACTTTCGGGTTGGTACAGGAAACGCTGATGCTCCCGCCACCAGCCCCTCGCGCTGGCCTTCCACCCCTCCGCCACGCACCGCGATACCACCGGCAGGCACCAGGGAATCATCCACCCGAAAGCAATCGGGAAAATTATCCAGCCGTTGCCAGACACTGATCTGGATCAAGAAAACTGCGAAACTCTAGCTGGAAGCGAAGCTACGCGGCTGGCTGGCCGGAGATTCAGCCGAGGCTCCCCTGGTGGCAGAAGTCCTATTGGAAGTTCTGAGCGAAGCGCGAACGCTCCTACACACCAATTACGTACTCAAAGTCGGCGCGGCAGATCAATCCTGAATTTAATTCGGCCCAGCGAGGTTAGGCGCCGATCTGGATTGGATATTGGACTATATGGATGGTCGCTATACCCGACATGCATGGCGCCCCCCATGATGTGCCGCTCACCGTTGCCGTAGGCGTCCCGGGCCGGGTTGAGGTCACTCCCCGGTCCGGGTCGTCACCACGGCCAGCGAGGGAGCGCGGATGCCCGGGACGGTGTACGGCTACATCAGGACGGAAGACGACGACGAAGCCGAGGTAGACCGCCTGCATGATCGGCTCGGTTCCCACGCCGCCGCCGGGGCCAGGCCCTCGCCGATGTGTTCGTGGACCGGAACATGCCGCCGGGCCAGCTCATCCGCCCCGGCCTCACGCTGCTACTGGATGCGGTCCGGCGCGCGGACGGTGCCATCGTCATCGTTCCCGACCTCTATCACCTCTCCTCGCTCATTGCTGCACGGCGCGCAATCGAAGCAGAAATCAGTGAGGCCGGTGCGCGGCTGATTGCGACCGCGGCCGCCGGCGACGACGTCGGGGCTCAGCCGTCGTGACGGCCCCGGCGACCTCGACGAGCGCACGCCCACGCCTGGCGCGCTCGTCCACGGTCCGGCAGTTCGAGGCCACGGCCAAGACGGTGAGCGCGGCCCGCCAGCACACCACGGCGACGTTGGCTGCCTGGGGATTGGCCGCAGTTGCGGATACGGCGGAACTGCTGGCCTCGGAGCTCGTGACCAACGCGTGCCGGGCGTCGGCAGGCCGGAGCGGCGTGATCGCCATGCGCCTGACCCGCACGGACGCCGATTTGGTCATTGAGGTCTGGGATGCCAACCAGACCGCGCCGGTGCGGCGAAAGCCTGGAGACGACGCCGAAGGTGGGCGCGGGCTTTTGCTGGTGGACGCCCTGAGCGCCCGGTGGGCGTACTACCGCCCCCGCTCCGGCGGCAAGGTGGTCTGGTGCAGCCTGCCTCTGGCGGCCCCGGCCCACGTCCTCCCCGAGGACGCCGAACCGCTACCCCACCGTCCGGCCTCATCCGGCCCCGCCCAGCCCGCCGAGGTCTTCACGGACCTGGTGGTGCTCCGGCGGGTGGCTGACGGCCTCCGCGCGCTGGACTGGGACCTCCCGCCGGGTGAAGACGCGCGGCCGTGACCGCACCCGGCCGCCGCCACCTCTGGTCTGGGTGCGCTCGGGGCCGGAGGATGGAGGGGACGGCAGCCGATCATCAAAGGAGTGCCATGCCCTCGCGCGACACCGCCGTTTCGCTCCGCACCTTCGACGGCCTGCACCTGGCCGGAACCCTCGTGACGCCGGAGGCGACGTACGAACGGGCCGCGGTTCTGGTCCACGGCGGCGGGGTAACCCGGGAAGAGGGCGGCTTCTTCACGCGCTTGGCCGCCGGGCTGGCGGAGGCGGGAGTGGCCTCGCTGCGCTTTGACCTCCGGGGCCACGGGGAGAGCGAAGGCCGCCAGGAGGAGACGACGCTGACGGCGCACCTCAACGACATCGCGGTGGCGCTGGCG
Coding sequences within:
- the sigJ gene encoding RNA polymerase sigma factor SigJ; this encodes MTILERFTQARPRLLRLAYSELGDLGEAEEVVQDAWLRLARADHAAIENLDGWLTTVVARLALDRLRSARARREIYVGPWLPEPLGSGDPADRVTLDESVSYALLAVLEQLSPAERTAFVLHDVFDIPFGEVAEVVGRTPEAVRQLAARARRHVRREHSRFVASGEEHDRAVRAFALAVAEGDLGGLLAVLDPDVVWRSDGGGHAVAARRPLHGDIRVARAWVALSRRLDHPIETTLNGQLGLVIPSHDGHRAALSFAVSDNRITRIDVVRNPEKLRRI
- a CDS encoding recombinase family protein, whose protein sequence is MTNRYRERLIDPKDLETMPEARKRAVLSGLDINNRQTQLKDCRTFVESRGGVLLDAPYDEPDTSAWKKRRIRQPDGTIIYRVVRPKYEEVLRDLRRGVARNGERLDGIVVADVDRLTRDQRDLEDAIEVVTQYGRPIIDISGSLDLLTDNGRDVARIVVTLKARQSLDTSKRVRRKHLAMAQAGITVGGNRAFGWLADKETKDEPAAALLVAGADQILAGVGLHTICRQWNDLGIASAMGKKWQKPVLRNIYLSPRIVGYRVYGPTSVPLEKRYVVDADGQPVKGQQQPILDLDVWEAVVAKLRDPSRVSKHVHIGGRKYLLSGIICCGFRGRHLMGGYDRRWGKHHYACKAVTAGGCGKVGVTGRHVDDLVSELVLAYLAGRDVEAEVGRWPRAGELAKAEAKIAKLMGAYDRDELPGPYVFPRVREQEQSILHLRAEQAEWLRAHTGPKVTNLAEGWPSLELEQRWEIISTVIEAVVLKAADGPTNRFDPERVEVVWRP
- a CDS encoding IS5-like element ISFsp7 family transposase, whose translation is MSFTYTAELPFGDHTVFRLAGLLVAERQRRGTRKGTRTLSALEQAVMVLRWFCDGTRARRLFSDHGVSRSVGYRYLHEGVAVLAWQAPDLREALMRARVAGYEHLIVDGTVIETDRLRMPGPTEGVDLWWSGTISNHGGNIQVLSAPDDGWPLWVSDVRPGREHDSTALKASGALPVLAEWTADLHEVLFDLGYEGLGNPAGPLATAYKKPKGGTLTDEQKAHNRIHNALRAVGERANALLKGTFRLLHNITIDPWKIGLVVKAALVILHTEHRRTA
- a CDS encoding IS5/IS1182 family transposase yields the protein MLTYPGVVDLPESTLTFLAGLLAEDRAQRRTWRKLPPPEQALLVLVHLRKGERYEQLAEGFQVSVGTVHNYIREAVRLLATHGRTLLAAVWIFAWTQSNFLILDGTVVRTNRVRAHNKLYYSGKHKYHGINLQGLTDPYGRLIWISEGLPGSVHDLTAARMHDILDLIDRSELYLYADKGYVGGEGDRLLVPIKKPKNNDLPDRDKEANRTHATTRSQGERGFAVLKNWHIFDRFRGCPRRVGTFAQAALVLATEGL
- a CDS encoding helix-turn-helix domain-containing protein, which produces MPPSDEEEAVPFAAPRTGGLAVPAANEPGRSPVLTPAQRVGAAMRQAREGRGFSLRYMGDKIGRHHSTLSPNELGNTMATDKTLQLYEEALHLPSGSLVQVKKESLSRGQDITGEKVGEAADSQPQTGAEQSEPLLSPAEIASDRTLKDFGPSRVYTVQGVLRSWQGRLFLAAAATVLAFWAVARYAPTFYPLASPVPDASDAQALHCS
- a CDS encoding IS66 family transposase, with translation MSVLSVTDDVTEVAYWRGRAERAEECAEKAEARVGQLQLRVEELSEQVAVLSRMLFGRSSEKTGPSSAVDEKPEDRQDSGGGDAGRPARQRGQRPGSRGHGRRDYSHLQTREEIHDVPEVDRACPGCGVAFTPLGTDDSEQVDWQVVITRIVHRRRRYRRCCTCPGPRTVTAPVPPKPIPKGRFTAGFLARLLYEKYVLGLPLHRIARALAAAGLGVAEGTLCGALKDVHGLLGGLDEQIVARNAAAGHVHADETTWRVFERVEGKDGTRWWLWVFVAADTVVFRMDPTRSAAPVEKHFGIDRAAGALSDGCRLVVSSDFYTVYQSLGRVDGVDPLWCWAHIRRYFIRAGDAHPQLRYWADQWVARIGMLYLAHRALAAEQPTTGGYREAAGAFEAALRAIDTARRAEAAIHSLHPAAKKVLATLDREWDGLARHQDFPDLDLDNNAAERALRTPVVGRKNYYGAHAEWAAHLAARVWTIVATAERNGREPLAFLTGYLNACATAGGKAPAGPALEPFLTWQTTTQTGSPPSTDPPQDGPPDGPEP
- a CDS encoding IS701 family transposase; translated protein: MTIPVSLAVLLEGFRPCFTAPSFRTFRALVVGMLATGGRRTVCGMLVGAGLSTLWPHDRAHRFFARAVWSPEKVGLALARLVVDRLVPAGPLHVVVDDTLFHRAGKKVWAVGWFHDGSAKGPDQVGFGNNWVIVGLVVPAPLLGRPVCLPVLARLVRKDTVSASRLWLAARAVEQLAGAFPARRVHVVADAAYAGDELRGLPASVTWTTRLRRDAALFAPAPPRTGRRGRPRLKGDRLPSLAQLAAAATFRPTAVTRYGRAGTVHTAVIRCLWYGVFGPRPVTVVLVRDTDRPGTYDLALVTTDTLTRPAELVARYAARWSIEVAIADAKQIFGVGQARNRLTAAVERTVPFGLACQTLAFAWYLTTGHHHGDAADHRARTPWYTTKTRPCTADLAVKLRRVLITTQYQPTRPANPTDAEIHTLRLAWATTDSALAA
- a CDS encoding recombinase family protein, translating into MDRNMPPGQLIRPGLTLLLDAVRRADGAIVIVPDLYHLSSLIAARRAIEAEISEAGARLIATAAAGDDVGAQPS
- a CDS encoding ATP-binding protein; protein product: MTAPATSTSARPRLARSSTVRQFEATAKTVSAARQHTTATLAAWGLAAVADTAELLASELVTNACRASAGRSGVIAMRLTRTDADLVIEVWDANQTAPVRRKPGDDAEGGRGLLLVDALSARWAYYRPRSGGKVVWCSLPLAAPAHVLPEDAEPLPHRPASSGPAQPAEVFTDLVVLRRVADGLRALDWDLPPGEDARP